TAATCCAGCACCACGAATTTCATTTTCAAATCTGAAAGGAGCAGTAGTGGGAAGTGTATCCTGAATCCTACCCACACTGTCATTGTAAAACTGAATATAATAACTATACCATGTCGGAAGAGCTGTTGAGGATCTATAAATGGAATCATAGTTAATTACTTGTAAGGTGTCATTTACTTTGCTGGGGTCTGCATCACTTGTTTGGGTGGAAATACTTCGAGGCGCTTCCAAAAAAGTTAGATGATCATATTTCAAATTTCCAAGATCATCCGTTTGAGTTTGAGAATTACATGTGATGATAACGGTGTCTTTTATGTATCCGATACGATTTGCTTCCATTTCCCAAAACTTGATTTGACCATCAATGTCCAGATAAATTCCAATTGGATTTTGAGCAATAGCAGAGATACCTGTGCATATGTATGCTAAAAGTATGAGTAGAAAAGTTTTCAATTAATTTTATATTGATCATTAATCTATTGCATAAATCGTACCTAAACGAAGTTAAATTATTGGGCCGAAATAGTTAAAAACTGACCCCAAGATTTAACCTGAAATAATGATTGCAAAATGTGTATCTATCTATATGGGGGGCAAACCCAAGTTTGAAATCAGGTTTTATCAATAATTCAAATTTTGAGATTGGAATTTTCACTCCCGCAGCGAAATAAATTCCGGTATTACTTTCTATGGGGATAGATTCATCAATTTCCTTTGAGTTGATATAGCCCCCATATTTGGATGGAATAAAAATATGAGTAGTTCCCTGCACATTAGAATTTAGTATAAAGTCCATATAAACACCAGTTTCTACAAATACAGTGGGGTTGTCTTGTAAGTTGATCCTTATACCCAATGGAACGGATAAATAATGAAGTTTGTAGTTTAAATCAGCAGTACCGTAATAGAGTCCTTGATAATAAAAGCTACTATGAAAACGAATACAATTGTATTCGACTCCAAGCAAAATATTCGCTATTTTATTGGCCATGAAAATGTGTTTTGCGCCAAAACCAAAACTATATCTGGGTTCAATTCCTTTATTAAGTTGGACGGTCCGATTGAGCGAAACGGTTAATTCATCTCGAAAAGATTTTTTTGAACCTTGACCATGGGATAAGAGATTTGTGATACATATGAATGCGATGAGTAAGCCATATTGTTTCATCTTTCTGTAGTTTAAGTAATAGTATAACGTGTATTAAGGTTTTCATCGAATATAGTGAGAAATCAGATTGTTGCAAAACAAAAGTTTTTTGATTATCAATTGATTATAATGGGGCGAATCTTTTTTGGATTAGAATACCAATTACAAATGGAATAATAAGCGTAGTGAAGTACAACTTATAGATAAAATAGAATGATATAGGAATAGTAATGACAAACTCGAATAAAAACAATTTAATAGAAGGATCGATATACGGATTGGAGGATATAAGGTTAGAAAGTAGTTTATAATAGGTCAAAATCAGATATGACAAATAATGGATGAGTGGAACAAAAATGAGAACTAATGCGACAAGGTATTTTAGAGAATAATCGTTACTTGTTTTAAAAGTTTCTTTCCATGCGTAACCCAAAATCAAATAGGTGAGAGGTGGAGCGATAACGTAAAAGTGATAATGTATTAGTCCGAATGAAACATTATCTCCAAATATTCCGAAGAAGAAGAAGAAGAAGAAGAAGAAGAAGAAGAAGAAGAAGAAGAAGAAGAAGAAGAAGAAGAAGAAGAAGGCGACAATGGCATTAGATAACCCAAAGATTTTCCAATCTGAATTCAACACATCATAAAGTTGTTCTTTTTGAAAAAGGTCCATCCTTAGAACTATAAGCAAATTGATGGATAAAATTAGTTTTTTAGGTGTTAAGATGTTTTTCTAAGTCCCATAAATCCGAGTAAACCGATAGGTAGTAAAAGTATCCATTGAGGCGTAAAAACCTGATGAATCAAGCTGGAAATAATAAATGCAATAGAAAAAGTAATGTAGAGAAAGTTGATGCTTGAAATGGTATTGGAGAGATTTACTTTCGAAGTGTTCCAACCCGCTTGTAATAAAATGTATGATGAACCAAAAAGCATAACCGTTACCATATGCCAGGCGCCCCATAGTTGGGATTTAACATCAAGAAGTAAGTCTGTTTCCATTAGCGGGTCAACCAGTGTGACTTGTCCACCGAGAAGATGAAGGAATGCGGTAAATAAATTGAGTATACCAGCTGCAATCCAGTAATTATTTCGTTTCATTTGAGATGAGTTTTTTGTTGATGCGTAACATGTAAATAGCATGAGGGAGCATTAAAAAGGTCATTCCTGAAAAAGGGATCATGTATATCCCTATAAGAACGATGATTAGATAAGTCCATAAAAAGTTCTTTGGTAATAAACCCGTGGTTTTTTCAATATGAGAAATGAGCATCCCAAATGGGATGAGTAATAATCCAAAATAGAAAAACCAAAAAGCGGCAAAGTTCTCATAATTCATTCGTCCATTAAGCAATGGAAATTCTGAAATACCGGTGCTTATTTGAAAGAAAGACTGATTCGAAAATCCCAGAAATTGTTTCCCAAATGCAAAGGGTGATATTCCTAGCAGTGTATGCATTATTCCTAAAAGAATCATGCTGTTTCCTTGTGTGATTTTCATAGATCTAAAAAGTGTTTTAATTCCGATTTCACCGACTTCAAATAATTTTTTGGCTGTTTTTTGTTTTTGATCATTTCATGATAGCCAATGAGATACTTATAAAAAATATCAGCTTTAATTGAAGCTTCTTTTTGAGGATATCCCAGTTCTTGAAAAAGTTGTGATGTAAAGCTCAATCTCCGTTGATCGACTTCATCAATGATTTTCTGGATTTCAGGTTTATTGGAAGCATAGCGTTTTAAGAAATAGATAAACTCCAGATAGGGATCATTCTTAAAGGCTATGGTTAAAAATTGTTCTAGTTTCTCTTGAGGAGTAGAAGCGTTTTCTGTTCGCTGGATCACTTGTTCGGTTTCTATTCTGATCCAGAATTGTATAAGTTCATGAATAAATTCCTTTTTTGATTTAAAGTGCCAGTAAAAGCTCGATTTATTACAAACGAGTTGTTTGGCCATTTTTTCAATAACAATTCCCGAGATTCCTTGATTGGAAAAGAGCTCATAGCCCAGCTGAATCCAATCCTCTTTTTGTGCAACTATTTTTGGCATTATTAAACGGTTTCGTTTAGAAAAACAAATGTATGTTTTTTCTTTATTAGACGAAACCGTTTAATAGTTTTTTGTTTTAAATGATTATTGGCTAAGCTGCGTCTTAAGAGCCTCCGCTCTTTGTCGACCACCTTCGTAATTGGGGTCTAATGCAATGGCTTTATCCAGATATTTGAGACTAAGTTCGCGATGTTTTTTTCCCTGATTTTGATTTGCCCACGACCAGTAAGTAAAACTCATGATTTTAGAAGATGCATATTCAGGGTTGTCATTGTATTTGGTTATAATGGATTGCATATCTCTTTTCGCATGACGTCTTTTACAAAAGAATACCCCAGGTAGGTTTTCAGAAATACTTCCGCGTAAAAACTCCGGTAGATAGCATACTTCGGCATATTCCTTAACTGCCTGGTCCAATAAGTTAA
This genomic interval from bacterium SCSIO 12643 contains the following:
- a CDS encoding outer membrane beta-barrel protein, whose product is MKQYGLLIAFICITNLLSHGQGSKKSFRDELTVSLNRTVQLNKGIEPRYSFGFGAKHIFMANKIANILLGVEYNCIRFHSSFYYQGLYYGTADLNYKLHYLSVPLGIRINLQDNPTVFVETGVYMDFILNSNVQGTTHIFIPSKYGGYINSKEIDESIPIESNTGIYFAAGVKIPISKFELLIKPDFKLGFAPHIDRYTFCNHYFRLNLGVSF
- a CDS encoding TetR/AcrR family transcriptional regulator; amino-acid sequence: MPKIVAQKEDWIQLGYELFSNQGISGIVIEKMAKQLVCNKSSFYWHFKSKKEFIHELIQFWIRIETEQVIQRTENASTPQEKLEQFLTIAFKNDPYLEFIYFLKRYASNKPEIQKIIDEVDQRRLSFTSQLFQELGYPQKEASIKADIFYKYLIGYHEMIKNKKQPKNYLKSVKSELKHFLDL